The proteins below come from a single Zhouia spongiae genomic window:
- a CDS encoding thiamine phosphate synthase, with the protein MKEISKLQYISQGNTPAEHLLNIREVCKAGVDWVQLRLKNVSDEMYAETAVLAKKICDPYGAKLIINDNVKVAKVIRADGVHLGKTDMSPQDAREILGAELIIGGTANTLSDCIKLCGMGVDYIGLGPFRFTTTKQNLSPVLGLGGYRKIVSQLNDGEMSFPVIAIGGIQEADVKDILYTGVYGVAVSGALTVENKISQTVEKFQSQLWSGRADSRVLI; encoded by the coding sequence ACACCGGCCGAACACTTGTTGAATATTAGAGAGGTTTGTAAAGCAGGGGTAGATTGGGTACAATTGAGGTTGAAGAATGTTTCTGACGAAATGTATGCGGAAACAGCGGTTTTGGCTAAAAAAATATGCGACCCTTATGGTGCTAAACTGATCATTAACGACAATGTAAAGGTGGCAAAGGTTATCCGGGCCGATGGGGTTCACCTGGGAAAAACGGATATGAGCCCTCAGGATGCCAGAGAGATCTTAGGTGCTGAACTAATTATAGGAGGAACTGCCAATACCCTCAGCGATTGTATAAAGTTGTGTGGAATGGGAGTAGATTACATTGGTTTGGGCCCTTTCCGTTTTACGACAACCAAGCAAAATTTAAGTCCGGTTTTAGGTCTTGGAGGTTATCGGAAAATTGTAAGCCAATTAAACGATGGTGAAATGTCTTTCCCTGTGATAGCAATAGGTGGAATTCAGGAAGCAGATGTAAAGGATATACTATATACGGGTGTTTATGGGGTTGCAGTTTCAGGCGCGCTGACAGTTGAAAATAAGATTAGTCAAACCGTTGAAAAATTTCAATCGCAATTATGGTCAGGCCGGGCAGACAGTCGAGTCCTTATTTAA
- a CDS encoding thiazole synthase, whose translation MNNDILKIADKEFNSRLFTGTGKFSSSGLMEQAINASESELVTVALKRVDVKDNQDDILIHLKDARINLLPNTSGVRDAKEAVFAAQLAREALETNWIKLEIHPDPKYLLPDPIETLKAAEELVKSGFVVMPYIHADPVLCKRLEEVGTQCVMPLGAPIGTNKGLKTLDFLEIIIEQSNVPVVVDAGIGTPSHAAAAMELGADAVLVNTAIAVSQNPVAMGIAFKMAVEAGRMAYNAKLAPVQDKKAMASSPLTNFLYE comes from the coding sequence ATGAATAACGATATATTAAAAATAGCTGATAAAGAATTTAATTCACGGTTGTTTACCGGAACTGGAAAATTCAGTTCCTCCGGGCTAATGGAGCAGGCTATTAATGCTTCGGAGAGCGAACTGGTGACCGTTGCTTTAAAGCGGGTAGATGTTAAAGATAATCAGGATGATATCCTGATTCATTTAAAAGATGCCCGTATCAACCTATTGCCAAATACATCTGGTGTCCGCGATGCAAAAGAGGCGGTATTTGCAGCCCAATTGGCCAGAGAAGCTCTGGAAACTAACTGGATAAAACTGGAGATCCATCCGGATCCCAAATACTTATTGCCCGATCCGATTGAGACTTTAAAAGCGGCAGAAGAACTGGTGAAATCAGGATTTGTAGTGATGCCGTATATACATGCCGATCCGGTGTTGTGCAAACGCCTTGAAGAAGTAGGGACGCAATGTGTAATGCCTTTAGGAGCACCGATAGGAACGAATAAGGGATTAAAAACCTTGGATTTCCTCGAGATTATCATCGAACAGAGTAATGTGCCTGTTGTAGTTGATGCAGGAATTGGAACGCCATCGCATGCCGCCGCCGCCATGGAACTGGGGGCTGATGCTGTACTGGTAAATACGGCTATTGCGGTGTCTCAAAACCCGGTGGCAATGGGAATTGCTTTTAAAATGGCTGTAGAGGCAGGTAGAATGGCCTACAATGCTAAATTAGCACCGGTTCAGGATAAAAAAGCAATGGCAAGCAGTCCGCTAACAAATTTTTTATATGAGTAG
- the thiH gene encoding 2-iminoacetate synthase ThiH, translating to MSSFKDVLNQYDWDKTMLSILSKTEEDVKQALHKNKRTLEDFKALISPAAKSFLEEMAQLSSRITKKRFGNTMQMYAPMYLSNECQNICTYCGFSLTNKIPRRTLTDEEILKEVAFLKAKGYDHVLLVTGEANRTVGVDYLNNAIQLIRSQFSNISIEVQPLDQEEYELLIQNGLYAVLVYQETYHREEYKKHHPKGKKSNFDYRLETPDRLGKAGVHKIGLGALFGLEDWRADSFFTALHLKYLQKTYWKTKYSISFPRLRPFSGGLEPKVEMTDPDLVQLICAYRLLDEDVELSISTREREVFRDHIVQLGITSMSAESKTNPGGYTIDKQSLEQFEISDERSTETIAEMLKNQYLEPVWKDWENDWVSMTGFK from the coding sequence ATGAGTAGTTTTAAAGACGTGCTGAATCAATACGATTGGGATAAAACAATGCTGAGCATACTTTCTAAAACGGAAGAGGATGTAAAGCAGGCACTTCATAAGAATAAAAGAACCCTGGAAGATTTTAAAGCACTGATATCTCCGGCAGCCAAATCCTTTTTGGAAGAAATGGCACAACTCAGTAGCCGTATTACCAAAAAGAGGTTTGGTAATACGATGCAGATGTATGCACCGATGTATCTGAGCAATGAATGTCAGAATATCTGCACTTACTGCGGCTTTAGTTTAACCAATAAAATCCCCAGACGTACACTCACGGATGAAGAGATTTTAAAGGAAGTGGCATTCTTAAAGGCTAAGGGGTATGACCATGTTTTACTCGTTACCGGAGAAGCAAACAGGACAGTAGGGGTCGATTATTTAAACAATGCGATTCAGCTTATACGTTCTCAGTTTTCAAATATTTCTATTGAGGTGCAACCGCTCGATCAGGAAGAATACGAGCTGCTTATTCAGAATGGCCTGTATGCTGTATTGGTTTATCAGGAAACGTATCATAGAGAAGAGTACAAGAAACACCATCCCAAAGGGAAAAAATCGAATTTTGATTATCGCCTGGAAACTCCCGACAGGTTAGGGAAAGCAGGAGTGCATAAAATTGGTTTGGGAGCACTTTTTGGTTTAGAAGACTGGCGGGCAGACAGTTTTTTTACGGCGCTGCATCTTAAATACCTTCAGAAAACCTACTGGAAAACAAAGTACTCCATATCCTTTCCTCGTTTACGCCCTTTCAGCGGAGGGTTAGAGCCAAAAGTGGAAATGACCGACCCTGATCTCGTACAGCTCATATGCGCCTACCGTTTGTTAGACGAAGATGTCGAATTGTCCATTTCTACCAGGGAACGAGAGGTGTTCAGGGATCATATAGTACAACTTGGAATTACCTCAATGAGTGCCGAATCTAAAACCAACCCCGGTGGGTATACCATTGATAAACAATCTTTGGAACAGTTTGAGATTTCGGATGAGCGAAGTACCGAAACGATTGCAGAAATGCTTAAAAACCAATACCTAGAACCTGTCTGGAAAGATTGGGAAAATGATTGGGTCTCAATGACGGGATTTAAATAA